One segment of Streptomyces sp. NA02950 DNA contains the following:
- a CDS encoding LacI family DNA-binding transcriptional regulator: MTDTAPAPAGRTTAHRYGTRPTMKDVAARAGVGLKTVSRVVNGEPGVTPDTERRVQEAITALGFRRNDSARILRKGRTASIGLVLEDLADPFYGPLSRAVEEVARAHGALLINGSSAEDPEREQELVLALCARRVDGLVVIPAGHDHRYLAPEIAAGVATVFVDRPAGRIDADAVVSDSFGGAREAVAHLIAHGHRRIGFLGDQPSIHTAAERLRGYRAAMAEAGLPVRDAWVSLGPTDPARVRAAATAALDAAEPVTALFAGNNRVTVTVVRVLAERAAPAPPVALVGFDDFELADLLSPAVTVVAQDAAQLGRTAADLLFRRLDGAGGEPRRVVLPTRLIPRGSGELPPAVS, translated from the coding sequence GTGACCGACACCGCCCCGGCCCCCGCCGGCCGCACCACCGCACACCGCTACGGCACCCGGCCCACGATGAAGGACGTCGCCGCCCGAGCCGGGGTCGGGCTGAAAACCGTATCGCGCGTGGTCAACGGCGAGCCGGGGGTCACCCCGGACACCGAGCGCCGCGTCCAGGAGGCCATCACCGCGCTCGGCTTCCGCCGCAACGACAGCGCCCGCATCCTGCGCAAGGGCCGTACCGCCAGCATCGGCCTGGTGCTGGAGGATCTGGCCGACCCCTTCTACGGACCGCTGAGCCGCGCCGTGGAAGAGGTCGCGCGCGCCCACGGCGCACTGCTGATCAACGGCTCCAGCGCCGAGGACCCCGAGCGGGAGCAGGAGTTGGTGCTCGCCCTGTGCGCCCGGCGGGTGGACGGTCTGGTGGTCATCCCGGCCGGGCACGACCACCGCTATCTGGCCCCGGAGATAGCGGCGGGGGTGGCCACGGTCTTCGTCGACCGCCCGGCGGGCCGCATCGACGCCGACGCCGTGGTCTCCGACAGCTTCGGCGGGGCGCGGGAGGCCGTCGCCCATCTGATCGCCCACGGCCACCGCAGGATCGGCTTCCTCGGCGACCAGCCGAGCATCCACACCGCCGCCGAACGGCTGCGCGGCTATCGGGCCGCGATGGCCGAGGCCGGGCTGCCGGTCCGGGACGCCTGGGTCTCGCTGGGCCCGACCGACCCGGCGCGGGTGCGGGCCGCGGCCACCGCCGCGCTGGACGCCGCGGAGCCGGTCACCGCGCTCTTCGCGGGCAACAACCGGGTGACGGTCACCGTCGTCCGGGTGCTCGCCGAACGGGCCGCGCCCGCGCCCCCGGTGGCCCTCGTCGGCTTCGACGACTTCGAGCTGGCCGATCTGCTCTCCCCCGCCGTCACCGTGGTCGCCCAGGACGCGGCCCAGCTCGGCCGTACCGCCGCCGATCTGCTCTTCCGCCGCCTGGACGGCGCGGGCGGCGAACCCCGCCGGGTCGTCCTGCCGACGCGGCTGATCCCCCGCGGCTCCGGCGAGCTGCCCCCGGCCGTGTCCTGA
- a CDS encoding carbohydrate ABC transporter permease has product MTVTTRTAPVRADAPAEPAQRKRPRVRPGRLGVHAFLMTVSLAFLAPLLLAVYASLRPYEETAEHGYFSLPRHLSFDYYKQAFSDSGMGKYFVNSLIIAVPGVLLTLFLASFVAFAVTRLQMRGGLVLLMVFTAGNLLPQQVIVTPLYVLFNKIDLPYWMSDSMTMYDSYWAVLAVQVAFQVGFCVFVLANFMRTLPMEIVEAARVDGAGVWTQYWRITVPLCRPALAALGTLQFTWMYNDFLWALVFISNGEKLPVTSALNNLRGQFFTDYNLLAAGSVLVALPTVLVFLLLQRHFIAGLTLGASKG; this is encoded by the coding sequence ATGACCGTCACCACGCGGACGGCCCCCGTACGGGCCGACGCCCCCGCGGAACCGGCCCAGCGCAAGCGTCCCCGGGTGCGTCCCGGCAGGCTCGGCGTGCACGCCTTCCTGATGACCGTCTCACTGGCCTTCCTCGCCCCGCTGCTGCTCGCCGTCTACGCCTCGCTGCGCCCGTACGAGGAGACCGCCGAGCACGGCTACTTCTCGCTGCCGCGCCATCTGTCGTTCGACTACTACAAGCAGGCGTTCAGCGACTCGGGCATGGGCAAGTACTTCGTCAACTCGCTGATCATCGCGGTGCCCGGGGTGCTGTTGACCCTGTTCCTGGCCTCGTTCGTCGCCTTCGCGGTCACCCGGCTCCAGATGCGCGGCGGACTGGTGCTGCTGATGGTGTTCACGGCGGGGAACCTGCTGCCGCAGCAGGTGATCGTCACCCCGCTCTATGTGCTCTTCAACAAGATCGACCTGCCGTACTGGATGTCGGACTCGATGACGATGTACGACTCCTACTGGGCGGTGCTCGCCGTCCAGGTCGCCTTCCAGGTCGGCTTCTGCGTCTTCGTCCTCGCCAACTTCATGCGCACACTGCCGATGGAGATCGTCGAGGCGGCGCGGGTGGACGGCGCCGGGGTGTGGACGCAGTACTGGCGGATCACCGTTCCGCTGTGCCGCCCGGCGCTGGCGGCCCTGGGGACCTTGCAGTTCACCTGGATGTACAACGACTTCCTGTGGGCGCTGGTCTTCATCTCCAACGGGGAGAAGCTGCCGGTCACCTCCGCCCTGAACAACCTCCGCGGGCAGTTCTTCACCGACTACAACCTGCTGGCCGCGGGTTCGGTGCTCGTGGCGCTGCCCACGGTGCTGGTCTTCCTGCTGCTCCAGCGGCACTTCATCGCCGGGCTCACCCTCGGCGCCAGCAAGGGCTGA
- a CDS encoding NUDIX hydrolase, translating into MIVWLNGAFGAGKTAAARELVDFMPGSTFYDPELVGNGLRRLLPRKRLEEVSDYQDLPSWRRLVVDTGAALIAEVGGPLVVPMTVLRQEYRDEIFGGFAARRIPVRHVLLHTDETILRERIAEREGIPGDADAGESVRRRCLDHLAPYRAALGWLTTDAHVVDTTGLTPRQTAAHIADAVRDGAGNCDIVQTPEPTAATLAAGVLLFDEDDRVLLVDPTYKPGWEFPGGVVEPGEPPMCAGVREVTEELGVRLDAPLRLLVADWERPQPPGFGGLRLLFDGGRLTAEAVRHLLLPGSELRGWRFVTESEAAGMLPPVRLHRLRWALRARAQGRPLYLEAGVPAGPPLDAAALEAGLARGPAGPPAGLPRPAG; encoded by the coding sequence GTGATCGTCTGGCTGAACGGTGCGTTCGGCGCGGGCAAGACCGCCGCGGCCCGCGAGTTGGTGGACTTCATGCCCGGCAGCACGTTCTACGACCCCGAGCTGGTCGGGAACGGTCTGCGGCGGCTGCTGCCGCGCAAGCGCCTGGAAGAGGTGTCCGACTACCAGGACCTGCCCTCCTGGCGGCGGCTGGTCGTGGACACCGGAGCGGCCCTGATCGCGGAGGTCGGGGGGCCGCTGGTGGTTCCGATGACGGTCCTCAGACAGGAGTACCGGGATGAGATCTTCGGTGGCTTCGCCGCCCGTCGGATACCGGTCCGGCATGTCCTGCTGCATACCGATGAAACGATCCTTCGCGAGCGAATAGCCGAGCGCGAGGGGATCCCGGGCGACGCGGACGCCGGCGAGTCCGTCCGCCGCCGGTGCCTGGACCACCTCGCGCCCTACCGCGCCGCCCTGGGCTGGCTGACCACCGACGCCCATGTCGTGGACACCACCGGGCTCACCCCGCGCCAGACGGCCGCGCATATCGCGGACGCCGTCCGCGACGGCGCCGGGAACTGCGACATCGTGCAGACCCCCGAGCCGACGGCCGCCACCCTCGCGGCCGGGGTGCTGCTCTTCGACGAGGACGACCGGGTGCTGCTCGTCGACCCCACCTACAAGCCCGGATGGGAATTCCCCGGCGGAGTGGTCGAGCCGGGTGAGCCCCCGATGTGCGCCGGAGTACGGGAGGTCACCGAGGAACTCGGGGTCCGGCTCGACGCCCCGCTGCGGCTGCTGGTCGCCGACTGGGAGCGGCCCCAGCCGCCCGGCTTCGGCGGTCTGCGGCTGCTGTTCGACGGCGGCCGCCTCACCGCGGAGGCCGTACGCCACCTGCTGCTCCCCGGCTCCGAACTGCGCGGCTGGCGCTTCGTCACCGAGAGCGAGGCCGCCGGGATGCTCCCGCCGGTACGGCTGCACCGGCTGCGGTGGGCGCTGCGCGCCCGTGCACAGGGCCGCCCGCTCTACCTCGAGGCGGGCGTCCCCGCGGGTCCCCCCTTGGACGCGGCCGCCCTGGAAGCCGGCCTGGCCCGCGGACCGGCCGGTCCGCCGGCCGGGCTGCCGCGGCCGGCGGGGTGA
- a CDS encoding ROK family protein, translating to MPCDLIAALDIGGTKIAGALVDGSGTPVVRARRATPAREDGATVMREVSAVLRELSATGHWARVAAVGIGSAGPVDASVGTVSPVNIPGWRDFPLVAGVRETTGELPVTLVGDGVAMTAAEHWQGAARGRTAALCMVVSTGVGGGLVLGGGLHRGPTGNAGHIGHISVDLDGDPCPCGARGCVERIASGPNIARRALDGGWRPGPDGDTTAEAVAVAARAGDPVARASFARAAQALAAGIAATAALVEIEVAVVGGGVAGAGEVLFAPLRRALRSYATLSYVQGLEVVPAQMGTDAGLVGAAAAAAQELRLEGFRPTSTSVTGG from the coding sequence ATGCCATGTGACCTCATCGCCGCACTGGACATCGGCGGGACCAAGATCGCGGGCGCTCTGGTGGACGGAAGTGGCACCCCGGTCGTACGGGCCCGCCGGGCCACCCCCGCGCGGGAGGACGGCGCCACGGTGATGCGGGAGGTCTCCGCGGTGCTGCGGGAGCTGTCGGCCACCGGCCACTGGGCACGGGTGGCCGCCGTCGGGATCGGCAGCGCGGGCCCGGTGGACGCCTCCGTCGGCACCGTCAGCCCGGTCAACATCCCCGGCTGGCGCGACTTCCCGCTGGTCGCCGGGGTCCGGGAGACCACCGGCGAACTGCCGGTCACCCTCGTCGGGGACGGGGTGGCGATGACGGCCGCCGAGCACTGGCAGGGCGCGGCCCGCGGGCGTACCGCCGCCCTGTGCATGGTGGTGTCCACCGGTGTGGGGGGCGGACTGGTGCTGGGCGGCGGGCTGCACCGGGGCCCCACCGGCAACGCCGGGCACATCGGCCACATCAGCGTGGACCTCGACGGGGATCCGTGCCCGTGCGGGGCGCGCGGCTGCGTCGAGCGCATCGCCAGCGGCCCCAACATCGCCCGCCGGGCCCTGGACGGCGGCTGGCGCCCGGGCCCGGACGGGGACACCACCGCCGAAGCCGTCGCCGTCGCCGCGCGGGCCGGTGACCCGGTCGCGCGGGCCTCCTTCGCCCGCGCGGCCCAGGCGCTGGCCGCCGGGATCGCCGCGACCGCCGCACTGGTCGAGATCGAGGTCGCGGTGGTCGGCGGCGGGGTGGCGGGCGCGGGCGAGGTGCTCTTCGCGCCCCTGCGGCGCGCCCTGCGCTCCTACGCGACCCTGTCGTACGTCCAGGGTCTCGAGGTCGTCCCGGCGCAGATGGGCACCGACGCGGGACTGGTCGGCGCCGCCGCCGCGGCGGCCCAGGAACTGCGGCTGGAGGGGTTCCGTCCCACGAGCACGTCCGTGACCGGCGGTTGA
- a CDS encoding ABC transporter substrate-binding protein, producing MAQSSSEHRISRRALLRGTAAGAGAVALPTLLTACGGPGKEVKIGSNASDAVPRKAFAEVFKAYEKKSGKDVKVNTVDHESFQENINRYLKGTPDDVFMWFAGYRMQFFAQQGLLADISDLWDGFDGFSGALKKQSTGEDGKQYFVPYYYYPWAVFYRKSVFEQRGYEIPKTFDEYRALAKRMDKDGLDAFAFGDKDGWPAMGTFDYLNMRANGYDFHISLMSGKESWTDPKVKNVFDLWRGLMPYHQKGANGRTWQEAAQSLAQKKSGMAVFGLPHPGQQFSDADRSDLDFFPFPEIDSGYGQDAVEAPIDGFLLSKKSKKQKEAKELLKYLATPAAEEKYLMRDPNNVAVHKEASTGSYNALQKKAAELVSGAKQISQFMDRDTRPDFASQVMIRAIQQFINKPDDIDGLTKDIESQKKTIFAAS from the coding sequence ATGGCACAGTCATCGTCAGAACATCGGATCTCCCGCCGTGCGCTGCTTCGGGGCACCGCGGCCGGAGCCGGGGCGGTCGCCCTCCCGACGCTGCTCACCGCCTGCGGCGGGCCGGGCAAGGAAGTGAAGATCGGCTCCAACGCCTCGGACGCCGTGCCGCGCAAGGCGTTCGCCGAGGTGTTCAAGGCGTACGAGAAGAAGTCCGGCAAGGACGTCAAGGTCAACACCGTTGACCACGAGTCGTTCCAGGAGAACATCAACCGCTATCTCAAGGGCACTCCGGACGACGTCTTCATGTGGTTCGCCGGATATCGCATGCAGTTCTTCGCCCAGCAGGGGCTGCTCGCCGACATCAGCGACCTCTGGGACGGTTTCGACGGGTTCTCCGGGGCGCTCAAGAAGCAGTCAACGGGCGAGGACGGCAAGCAGTACTTCGTGCCGTACTACTACTACCCGTGGGCGGTCTTCTACCGGAAGAGTGTCTTCGAGCAGCGCGGCTACGAGATACCCAAGACCTTCGACGAGTACCGGGCCCTCGCCAAGCGCATGGACAAGGACGGCCTCGACGCCTTCGCCTTCGGCGACAAGGACGGCTGGCCGGCCATGGGCACCTTCGACTACCTCAACATGCGCGCCAACGGCTACGACTTCCACATCTCCCTGATGAGCGGCAAGGAGTCGTGGACCGATCCCAAGGTCAAAAACGTCTTCGACCTGTGGCGCGGCCTCATGCCGTACCACCAGAAGGGCGCCAACGGACGGACCTGGCAGGAGGCCGCGCAGAGCCTGGCGCAGAAGAAGTCCGGGATGGCGGTCTTCGGACTGCCCCACCCGGGCCAGCAGTTCTCCGACGCCGACCGGTCCGATCTCGACTTCTTCCCCTTCCCGGAGATCGACTCCGGCTACGGCCAGGACGCGGTCGAGGCCCCGATCGACGGCTTCCTGCTGTCGAAGAAGTCGAAGAAGCAGAAGGAGGCCAAGGAGTTGCTGAAGTACCTCGCGACTCCGGCCGCCGAGGAGAAGTACCTGATGCGGGACCCGAACAATGTCGCGGTCCACAAGGAGGCGTCCACCGGCTCCTACAACGCGCTCCAGAAGAAGGCCGCCGAACTGGTCTCCGGCGCCAAGCAGATCTCCCAGTTCATGGACCGCGACACCCGGCCCGACTTCGCCTCGCAGGTCATGATCCGGGCCATTCAGCAGTTCATCAACAAGCCCGACGACATCGACGGTCTCACCAAGGACATCGAGTCCCAGAAGAAGACCATCTTCGCCGCCAGCTAG
- a CDS encoding NPCBM/NEW2 domain-containing protein: MGFNNWNSTHCRDEFNEEMIKGIADLFVSKGLKKAGYEYVNLDDCWALPERDGNGKLVPDPKRFPHGIKALADYVHDKGLKLGIYTSAGTHTCDRLGFPGGLGHEESDARQFADWGIDYLKYDNCNNQGVDAKQRYRAMRDALKKASDATGRKIVYSLCEWGENKPWEWAADVGQLWRTTGDISDNWGSMLSIAKKNLSLAPYAGPGHWNDPDMLEVGNGGMTDTEYRSHFSLWSVMAAPLLIGTDLRKATPETYTILSNREVIAVDQDRLGRQGKVISTKDGRWVIAKEMKDGSRAIALFNETDRPQHISTTAAEAGLPDAPAYKLRDLWQHRDYQTAGTVSATVPAHGTVLYRVSADRDWAAYPPAAELGLHGTTLAEAGSLAEWDTTFTNLGRGAARSVAVELTGPAGWGVRATSPSGASSLGSGRTLTTHWRLTPPADAKPGAYDLTLRAGYRSPRGAKGEAVLPSTVHVVVAPPAGNSSAGDLPWVSATNGWGPVERNTSVGEEAAGDGHPLTIGGTTYAKGLGAHAPSEITYYTGGRCSTFTAKVGVDDEKSQAGSVTFEVWADGTKVASTATLTTADAAKAVSAAVDGARTVRLVVTDAGDGNNSDHADWADATLSC; encoded by the coding sequence ATGGGTTTCAACAACTGGAACTCCACCCACTGTCGTGACGAGTTCAACGAGGAGATGATCAAGGGCATCGCCGATCTCTTCGTCTCCAAGGGGCTGAAGAAGGCCGGCTACGAGTACGTCAACCTCGACGACTGCTGGGCGCTGCCCGAACGCGACGGGAACGGCAAGCTGGTCCCGGACCCCAAGCGCTTCCCGCACGGCATCAAGGCCCTGGCCGACTACGTCCACGACAAGGGGCTGAAGCTCGGTATCTACACCAGCGCGGGCACCCACACCTGCGACCGGCTCGGCTTCCCCGGAGGGCTCGGCCACGAGGAGTCCGACGCCCGGCAGTTCGCCGACTGGGGCATCGACTACCTCAAGTACGACAACTGCAATAACCAGGGCGTCGACGCCAAGCAGCGCTACCGCGCCATGCGCGACGCGCTGAAGAAGGCGTCCGATGCCACCGGCCGCAAGATCGTCTACAGCCTCTGCGAATGGGGTGAGAACAAGCCCTGGGAGTGGGCCGCGGACGTCGGCCAACTCTGGCGCACCACCGGCGACATCAGTGACAACTGGGGCAGCATGCTGTCCATCGCCAAGAAGAACCTGTCGCTCGCCCCGTACGCGGGCCCCGGCCACTGGAACGACCCGGACATGCTCGAGGTCGGCAACGGCGGGATGACGGACACCGAGTACCGCAGCCACTTCTCCCTCTGGTCGGTCATGGCCGCACCGCTGCTGATCGGCACCGATCTGCGCAAGGCCACCCCCGAGACCTACACCATCCTCAGCAACCGCGAGGTCATCGCCGTCGACCAGGACCGGCTGGGCAGGCAGGGGAAGGTGATCTCCACCAAGGACGGCCGCTGGGTCATCGCCAAGGAGATGAAGGACGGCAGCCGCGCCATCGCCCTGTTCAACGAGACCGACCGGCCGCAGCACATCTCCACCACGGCGGCCGAGGCCGGGCTGCCCGACGCCCCGGCGTACAAGCTGCGCGATCTGTGGCAGCACCGCGACTACCAGACCGCCGGTACCGTCTCGGCCACCGTCCCGGCCCACGGCACCGTACTCTACCGCGTCTCCGCCGACCGGGACTGGGCCGCCTACCCGCCCGCCGCCGAACTCGGCCTGCACGGCACCACGCTGGCCGAGGCGGGGTCCTTGGCCGAGTGGGACACCACGTTCACCAACCTCGGCCGCGGCGCGGCCCGTTCGGTCGCCGTCGAGCTCACCGGCCCGGCGGGCTGGGGCGTCAGGGCCACCTCACCGTCCGGTGCTTCCTCGCTGGGCTCCGGCCGGACGCTGACCACGCACTGGCGGCTCACCCCGCCCGCCGACGCCAAGCCCGGGGCGTACGACCTCACGCTGCGGGCCGGCTACCGCTCACCGCGCGGCGCCAAGGGCGAAGCGGTGCTGCCCTCGACGGTCCATGTGGTGGTGGCACCGCCCGCCGGAAACTCCTCCGCGGGCGATCTGCCGTGGGTGAGCGCCACCAACGGCTGGGGCCCGGTGGAACGCAACACCAGCGTCGGTGAAGAGGCGGCGGGCGACGGCCATCCGCTGACCATCGGCGGCACCACCTACGCCAAGGGCCTGGGCGCGCACGCCCCGAGTGAGATCACGTACTACACCGGCGGCCGGTGCTCGACGTTCACGGCGAAGGTGGGCGTGGACGACGAGAAGAGCCAGGCGGGCAGCGTCACCTTCGAGGTGTGGGCCGACGGCACCAAGGTGGCCTCGACCGCCACCCTGACCACCGCCGACGCCGCCAAGGCGGTCTCCGCCGCGGTCGACGGCGCTCGGACCGTACGGCTCGTGGTGACCGACGCCGGTGACGGGAACAACAGCGATCACGCCGACTGGGCCGACGCGACGCTCAGTTGCTGA
- a CDS encoding serine/threonine-protein kinase, whose product MAPGESGGDLTGRLLGGRYRVTGQLGRGGMGVVCTAVDDVLGREVAVKVLRAYTDASAAELADLRTRMRREARAAARIRHSGVITVHDVADEDGLPVIVMELIDGPSLDDVIDERGVIGPREAAEIGAKVADALDAGHDAGVLHRDVKPGNVLLDRSGRVVLTDFGIASMEAPDDGASTKLTRSGELIGSLDYLAPERAQGQQPGPASDVWALGMTLYAAVEGSSPFRRTSVWSTLTAIVTEPLPEPRRAGPLAPVLRALMDKDPHARPSAAEARRLLEAVAAGEAPAVAPGPPPGTRTPTAPDVAAAAPGFGPPPAVAPPAGGGERGTTGTRRETPPDPGTRSPRRGRRGALVAGAAAAVLLIAGGITYALVGGEGDTSAGGPERPSPEASHPASPKGGKTRDTGEAKPRDSAAPSVSHTPEDRGGGTGDGAKDEERTGGDGEDGSGRGSDGGEGGGATGDGDSGGAGGSGGGSPAPDPGSGTACRDIGGGTFNCEVWRDATSYTRSGETAGTLRHGVNYFYCQEKLDRRERYGSWTNVWWARTDDDSGNRNVYVSAVYVKGGGNDEPLPGLPVC is encoded by the coding sequence GTGGCACCGGGGGAGAGCGGCGGCGACCTGACCGGCAGGCTGCTGGGCGGGCGATACCGGGTGACGGGACAGCTCGGCCGCGGCGGTATGGGTGTGGTCTGCACCGCCGTGGACGATGTGCTCGGCCGGGAGGTCGCGGTCAAGGTGCTGCGCGCCTACACCGACGCGTCCGCGGCCGAACTGGCCGATCTGCGGACCAGGATGCGGCGTGAGGCACGGGCGGCGGCCCGGATCCGGCACTCCGGCGTGATCACCGTGCACGATGTCGCCGACGAGGACGGACTGCCGGTCATCGTCATGGAGTTGATCGACGGCCCGTCGCTCGACGACGTGATAGACGAGCGCGGGGTCATCGGCCCCCGGGAGGCCGCGGAGATCGGCGCGAAGGTGGCGGACGCGCTGGACGCGGGCCATGACGCCGGGGTGCTGCACCGGGATGTGAAACCGGGCAATGTGCTGCTGGACCGCTCCGGCCGGGTGGTCCTCACCGACTTCGGCATCGCGAGCATGGAGGCTCCCGACGACGGCGCGTCCACCAAGCTGACCCGCAGCGGTGAGCTGATCGGTTCGCTGGACTATCTCGCGCCCGAGCGCGCCCAGGGGCAGCAGCCGGGGCCGGCCTCGGACGTCTGGGCGCTGGGCATGACGCTGTACGCGGCGGTGGAGGGCTCCTCGCCGTTCCGCCGTACCTCGGTGTGGTCGACGCTCACCGCGATCGTCACCGAACCACTGCCGGAGCCGCGGCGGGCCGGACCGCTGGCGCCGGTGCTGCGGGCGCTGATGGACAAGGATCCGCACGCGCGGCCGTCGGCCGCCGAGGCGCGGCGGCTGCTGGAGGCCGTGGCCGCCGGGGAGGCACCGGCGGTGGCGCCGGGCCCGCCGCCGGGGACCCGCACCCCGACGGCGCCCGATGTCGCGGCCGCCGCGCCCGGGTTCGGCCCGCCGCCCGCCGTCGCGCCGCCGGCCGGCGGCGGGGAGCGCGGTACGACGGGCACCCGGCGGGAGACCCCGCCGGACCCCGGCACCCGGAGCCCGCGCCGCGGACGGCGCGGGGCGCTGGTCGCGGGTGCGGCGGCGGCCGTGCTGCTCATCGCCGGCGGGATCACCTACGCGCTGGTGGGCGGCGAGGGCGACACCTCGGCGGGCGGACCGGAGCGGCCGTCGCCGGAGGCCTCGCACCCGGCGTCGCCGAAGGGCGGGAAGACACGGGACACCGGTGAGGCGAAGCCGCGTGACAGTGCCGCACCGTCCGTCTCGCACACCCCGGAGGACCGGGGCGGCGGAACGGGGGACGGCGCCAAGGACGAGGAGCGCACGGGCGGCGACGGCGAGGACGGCTCCGGCCGGGGCTCGGACGGCGGCGAGGGCGGCGGCGCGACGGGCGATGGTGACAGCGGTGGGGCGGGCGGCTCCGGCGGCGGTTCGCCGGCCCCGGACCCCGGTTCGGGGACGGCCTGCCGTGACATCGGCGGGGGCACGTTCAACTGCGAGGTGTGGCGCGACGCCACGTCGTACACCAGGAGCGGTGAGACGGCCGGCACCCTGCGCCACGGGGTGAACTACTTCTACTGCCAGGAGAAGCTGGACCGCCGTGAGCGCTACGGCTCCTGGACGAACGTCTGGTGGGCCAGGACCGACGACGACAGCGGCAACCGGAACGTGTACGTCAGCGCCGTCTACGTCAAGGGCGGCGGGAACGACGAGCCCCTTCCCGGGCTGCCCGTGTGCTGA
- a CDS encoding carbohydrate ABC transporter permease: MPLKTARRAGRRTGPRKFSNRDLAVIGVLLGIPILIDLALIWGPTLASIGLSFTSWDGIGDIKWVGTDNYQALFSDYPPFWPAVRNNVLWLAFLGLVATPFGLLLAVLIDRGVRFSRVYQSTIYMPVVLSLAIVGFMAQLVFSRDQGALNAVLGNEDNPVDWLGDPDLNIWMVLIAAAWRHTGYVMILYLAGLKSVDASLKEAAAIDGAGEVQTFFRIVLPTLRPVNVIVLVITVIEALRAFDIVYAINHGRNGLELLSVLVTDNIIGEASRIGFGSAVAVVLLTVSLGFIVTYLVQELRGEKKG, encoded by the coding sequence GTGCCGCTCAAGACCGCGCGGCGTGCCGGACGACGGACGGGGCCGCGGAAGTTCTCCAACCGCGACCTCGCCGTCATCGGCGTGCTGCTGGGCATACCCATCCTGATCGATCTGGCCCTCATCTGGGGCCCGACCCTGGCCTCCATCGGCCTGTCCTTCACCAGTTGGGACGGGATCGGCGACATCAAATGGGTGGGCACGGACAATTACCAGGCCCTCTTCAGCGACTATCCGCCGTTCTGGCCCGCCGTTCGCAACAATGTGCTCTGGCTGGCCTTCCTCGGTCTTGTCGCCACACCCTTCGGGCTGCTGCTCGCGGTGCTCATCGACCGGGGCGTCCGCTTCAGCCGGGTCTACCAGTCCACCATCTATATGCCGGTGGTCCTTTCGCTCGCCATCGTGGGCTTCATGGCGCAGCTGGTCTTCTCCCGGGACCAGGGCGCGCTCAACGCCGTCCTCGGCAACGAGGACAATCCGGTGGACTGGCTCGGCGACCCCGACCTCAATATCTGGATGGTGCTCATCGCCGCGGCCTGGCGGCACACCGGGTATGTGATGATCCTCTATCTGGCCGGGCTGAAGTCCGTGGACGCCTCGCTCAAGGAAGCCGCGGCGATCGACGGAGCCGGCGAGGTCCAGACGTTCTTCCGGATCGTGCTGCCCACCCTGCGGCCGGTCAATGTGATCGTCCTGGTCATCACCGTCATCGAGGCGCTGCGCGCCTTCGACATCGTCTATGCCATCAATCACGGCCGCAACGGACTCGAACTCCTCTCCGTCCTGGTCACCGACAACATCATCGGTGAGGCCAGCAGAATCGGATTCGGATCCGCCGTCGCCGTCGTCCTGCTCACCGTGTCCCTGGGATTCATCGTGACCTATCTGGTCCAGGAGCTGCGAGGGGAGAAGAAGGGATGA